A single window of Neisseria chenwenguii DNA harbors:
- a CDS encoding ribonuclease catalytic domain-containing protein — protein sequence MNIFYEESGQFKVAAVVQKNDATYQADTQHGKRTKVKANNVFAEFDGDMAAFLEQAQAEAAQMDTGLLWEVCGEEEFSAESIAAEYFGHAPTKTELAATLIALYAAPVYFYKKAKGVFKAAPEETLKQALAAVERKKQQDAQIEAWAESLKQGEMPSEIAADLKTILHNPDKQSLTYKAFTKAADALKLSPLALAKQTGGVSGAAQYLHDGFELKHFPDGTALPEIVLPELPELPRADVAAFSIDDDSTTEVDDALSVTDLGVGKKRVGIHIAAPSLAVEAGSEIEKTIAARQSTAYFPDGKITMLPDNWIAAFSLDEGAYRPAVSIYFEVDADFNVGAPVSKIEAVKIAENLRIQAIEPHFNAETGLDSDGMAMFNHHQDLVWLYQFAVARQKARGKYEENRTPQYDYSIELDSDGQVRVSRRERGSPIDTLVSEMMILANSTWAQMLDEAGLPGLFRVQPGGKVRMSTKSEPHIGMGVQHYGWFTSPLRRAADYINQKQLLSLIDNTRAPLFQSNDAELFAALRDFDATYTAYADFQRRMEGYWSLVYLEQQGIRDVNATILKEDLIRIDGLPLVTRATGIPFDALPKSQAQFHITELDSEKQFVALNYVKAVAPQA from the coding sequence GCAGCACGGCAAGCGCACGAAGGTAAAGGCGAACAACGTATTTGCCGAGTTTGACGGCGATATGGCGGCGTTTTTGGAGCAGGCGCAGGCGGAAGCGGCGCAGATGGATACCGGCCTTTTGTGGGAGGTTTGCGGCGAAGAGGAGTTTTCCGCCGAGTCGATTGCGGCGGAATATTTCGGCCATGCGCCGACGAAAACGGAGCTGGCGGCGACGCTGATTGCGCTGTATGCCGCGCCGGTATATTTCTACAAAAAGGCCAAAGGCGTGTTTAAAGCCGCGCCGGAGGAAACGCTCAAGCAGGCGCTAGCGGCTGTGGAGCGCAAGAAGCAGCAGGACGCGCAGATTGAAGCGTGGGCGGAAAGTCTGAAACAGGGCGAAATGCCGTCTGAAATTGCGGCGGATTTGAAAACGATTCTGCACAATCCCGACAAGCAGAGTCTGACTTACAAGGCGTTTACCAAAGCGGCGGACGCGCTGAAACTTTCGCCGCTGGCGTTGGCCAAGCAAACCGGCGGCGTGTCGGGCGCGGCGCAGTATTTGCACGACGGTTTCGAACTGAAACATTTTCCCGACGGCACGGCACTGCCGGAAATCGTGCTGCCCGAGTTGCCCGAACTGCCGCGCGCGGATGTGGCGGCATTTTCGATTGACGACGATTCGACCACCGAAGTCGATGACGCTTTGAGCGTAACTGATTTGGGCGTCGGCAAAAAGCGCGTCGGCATCCACATCGCTGCGCCGTCGCTGGCGGTGGAAGCGGGCAGCGAAATCGAAAAAACCATCGCGGCGCGCCAGAGCACGGCGTATTTCCCCGACGGCAAAATCACGATGCTGCCCGACAACTGGATTGCCGCGTTCAGCCTCGACGAGGGTGCGTACCGCCCCGCCGTGAGCATTTATTTCGAGGTGGATGCGGATTTCAACGTCGGCGCGCCCGTGAGTAAAATCGAGGCGGTCAAAATCGCGGAAAACCTGCGCATTCAGGCCATCGAGCCGCATTTCAACGCGGAAACGGGGCTGGATTCAGACGGTATGGCGATGTTCAACCACCATCAGGATTTGGTCTGGCTGTATCAGTTTGCCGTAGCGCGGCAGAAAGCGCGCGGCAAATACGAGGAAAACCGCACGCCGCAATACGATTACAGCATTGAATTGGATTCGGACGGCCAAGTGCGCGTATCCCGCCGCGAGCGCGGTTCGCCGATTGATACGCTGGTGAGCGAAATGATGATTCTGGCCAACTCGACTTGGGCGCAGATGCTTGACGAAGCCGGGTTGCCCGGGCTGTTCCGCGTGCAGCCGGGCGGAAAGGTACGCATGAGCACCAAATCCGAACCGCACATCGGCATGGGCGTGCAGCATTACGGCTGGTTTACCTCGCCGCTGCGCCGCGCCGCCGACTATATCAACCAAAAACAGCTTCTCAGCCTGATCGACAACACCCGCGCGCCGCTGTTCCAAAGCAACGACGCCGAACTCTTCGCCGCGCTGCGCGATTTCGACGCGACCTACACCGCCTACGCCGATTTCCAGCGCCGGATGGAAGGCTACTGGAGCTTGGTTTACCTCGAGCAGCAGGGCATCCGCGATGTCAACGCGACGATTCTGAAAGAAGACCTCATCCGCATCGACGGCCTGCCGCTGGTCACGCGGGCGACAGGCATTCCGTTTGACGCGCTGCCCAAATCGCAGGCGCAGTTCCATATCACGGAATTGGATTCGGAAAAACAGTTTGTCGCACTGAATTATGTAAAAGCCGTTGCGCCGCAGGCGTAG